From a region of the uncultured Desulfatiglans sp. genome:
- a CDS encoding conserved hypothetical protein (Evidence 4 : Unknown function but conserved in other organisms), whose protein sequence is MRRLNPDHVQTLAERVNTCPFFELMSMQLESFEAGASRLEIALKEKHLQPYGIVHGGVTAAIVDAAAFWAVYACVEEGVGLTTVDIKVNYLAPISAGKMIGRGRCIKAGRTICLADAAIETPEGLLIAHGTATMMVLSSMKLAGQETLPPKFIDE, encoded by the coding sequence ATGCGAAGATTGAATCCCGATCATGTTCAAACCCTGGCAGAACGGGTCAACACCTGCCCGTTTTTCGAACTGATGTCCATGCAGCTCGAGTCCTTCGAGGCGGGCGCATCGCGCCTGGAGATCGCCCTGAAGGAAAAACACCTCCAGCCCTACGGCATCGTCCACGGGGGCGTGACGGCGGCGATCGTCGACGCAGCGGCCTTCTGGGCGGTCTATGCCTGCGTGGAGGAGGGCGTCGGTCTCACCACTGTCGACATCAAGGTCAATTATCTCGCCCCCATATCAGCGGGCAAGATGATCGGAAGGGGGCGCTGCATCAAGGCAGGCCGGACCATCTGCCTCGCGGACGCCGCGATCGAGACCCCCGAGGGACTCCTGATCGCGCACGGGACCGCCACCATGATGGTCCTGTCCTCCATGAAACTGGCCGGACAGGAGACCCTGCCGCCCAAATTCATCGATGAGTGA
- a CDS encoding conserved hypothetical protein (Evidence 4 : Unknown function but conserved in other organisms) produces MKPDEEARLHRYELPGGWVVLAGRTDRDNEILSLKVAGPNDWWFHVRGVPGSHVILRAREGEDPDRATLKQAAAIAAYHSKARHAGDVAVSCTRARYVGKPPGAKPGTVSIRKESILKVRPSLPEGGSVN; encoded by the coding sequence ATGAAACCCGATGAAGAAGCGCGCCTCCACCGCTATGAACTGCCCGGCGGGTGGGTCGTCCTGGCCGGGCGCACCGACCGGGACAACGAGATCCTGAGCCTCAAGGTCGCCGGGCCCAATGACTGGTGGTTCCACGTCCGCGGCGTGCCCGGAAGCCATGTGATCCTGAGGGCCCGGGAGGGCGAGGATCCGGATCGGGCAACCCTCAAACAGGCGGCGGCGATCGCCGCCTATCACAGCAAGGCCCGCCATGCCGGAGATGTGGCGGTGTCCTGCACGCGGGCCCGCTATGTGGGAAAGCCGCCGGGGGCCAAGCCGGGTACGGTCAGCATCCGCAAGGAAAGCATCCTCAAGGTCCGCCCATCCCTGCCTGAGGGAGGCTCCGTGAACTGA
- a CDS encoding conserved hypothetical protein (Evidence 4 : Unknown function but conserved in other organisms) has translation MRGHTLKIPKRVKESIDAGIGAKHPVDMKNSEERNCLCSKQGRGSPKYPCRMETGEKRMADPDCPDSPHWRRILIIADIEGSSRCSNRNAAAFLTREWALACRGMTLDVAAVVNALFHAGVEEIRVKDFHRTAWNLFPEEIPAKARVIRGYRPGPVPGIGDPGAAEAVMFLGMHAASGTDGFLAHTLTSRISSILVNGRLLSEVELFAAALAPYGVRPIFFSGCPVACRNAEEAVHGIQTFTFPKAAPPPDVSAWRRGLAEAAVAALSNLRTSPFQPPGPVHAAVTLRDGPNAARKAALRWGFHFEGGRILLRAQEMNQLYLQLIRLCYLTPVIEKILPWALPAYNLWGRLGCLWARRVSTRSEAPPR, from the coding sequence TTGCGCGGACACACCCTGAAGATCCCGAAACGTGTCAAGGAGTCGATCGACGCCGGGATCGGCGCAAAACACCCTGTCGATATGAAAAACAGCGAGGAACGCAACTGTCTTTGTTCAAAGCAGGGGCGCGGGAGCCCAAAATACCCATGCAGAATGGAAACCGGCGAAAAGCGGATGGCCGATCCTGACTGCCCGGACAGCCCGCATTGGAGGCGGATCCTCATCATCGCCGACATCGAGGGGAGTTCCCGCTGCAGCAACCGGAACGCGGCCGCTTTCCTGACCCGCGAGTGGGCGCTGGCCTGCCGGGGGATGACCCTCGACGTCGCGGCCGTCGTAAACGCCCTCTTTCACGCCGGGGTGGAGGAGATCCGGGTGAAGGATTTCCATCGCACCGCCTGGAACCTTTTTCCAGAAGAAATTCCTGCAAAGGCCCGGGTGATCCGAGGGTATCGGCCGGGCCCGGTGCCGGGGATCGGCGACCCCGGCGCAGCGGAGGCCGTGATGTTCCTGGGGATGCATGCCGCCTCGGGAACGGACGGCTTCCTGGCCCATACGCTCACCTCTAGGATCTCCTCGATTCTGGTGAACGGCCGTCTTTTGAGCGAGGTCGAGCTTTTCGCGGCTGCCCTCGCCCCTTACGGTGTGAGGCCCATTTTCTTTTCGGGCTGCCCGGTCGCCTGCCGGAACGCCGAGGAGGCCGTCCATGGAATCCAAACCTTCACCTTTCCAAAGGCTGCGCCGCCCCCGGACGTAAGCGCCTGGCGCAGGGGGCTTGCGGAGGCCGCAGTCGCCGCCCTTTCGAATCTCCGCACCTCCCCGTTCCAGCCGCCCGGCCCCGTCCACGCTGCAGTCACTCTACGGGACGGCCCGAATGCGGCGCGCAAAGCAGCTCTTCGGTGGGGGTTCCATTTCGAAGGCGGCCGGATCCTGCTCCGGGCTCAGGAAATGAACCAGCTCTACCTCCAACTCATCCGCCTATGCTACCTGACACCGGTCATCGAGAAGATCCTCCCGTGGGCGCTCCCCGCCTACAATCTCTGGGGGCGCCTCGGATGTCTGTGGGCGAGGCGGGTCAGCACGCGGTCGGAAGCGCCGCCTCGATGA
- a CDS encoding hypothetical protein (Evidence 5 : Unknown function), whose amino-acid sequence MGRVPAAYRPSGRVPREGPVPWQGFHPDVVSLADLSVGLPVCLRGDLPIASQANG is encoded by the coding sequence TTGGGTCGAGTGCCTGCGGCGTATCGTCCTTCCGGCCGAGTGCCACGAGAAGGACCGGTACCCTGGCAAGGGTTCCATCCGGATGTGGTCTCATTGGCTGATCTCAGTGTCGGTCTGCCCGTTTGCTTGCGAGGCGACCTGCCGATCGCTTCACAAGCAAACGGTTGA
- a CDS encoding conserved hypothetical protein (Evidence 4 : Unknown function but conserved in other organisms), producing MTDIQAITEHVEKESILLRRILAEAAKVVVGQKSLMERMLIGLLCEGHLLLEGLPGLAKTTAVKTLAATIRTSFQRIQFTPDLLPADILGTQIYRPDSASFEIRKGPLFHNIILADEINRAPAKVQSALLEAMQERQVTIGETTFVLGRPFLVLATQNPIEQEGTYPLPEAQIDRFMLKVRVDYPSAEEEKEILLRAFQSPENAVEGVLDTPRLDKAREVMAAIHMEEKIVDYIVRLARATRRPADFGLDFASMIHYGASPRASIWLAQAARAHAFLQGRGYVTPQDVKALAPDVFRHRILLSYEAEAEGRTTDDLIQVLLERIEVP from the coding sequence TTGACGGACATTCAAGCGATCACCGAACACGTCGAAAAGGAAAGCATCCTGCTGCGCCGGATCCTCGCCGAGGCCGCAAAGGTGGTGGTGGGACAGAAATCGCTGATGGAACGGATGCTGATCGGACTGCTGTGCGAGGGGCACCTCCTCCTCGAAGGCCTTCCCGGGCTTGCGAAAACCACGGCGGTCAAGACATTGGCCGCGACGATCCGTACGAGTTTCCAGCGGATCCAGTTTACGCCCGATCTGCTCCCGGCGGACATCCTGGGGACCCAGATCTACCGGCCGGACAGCGCCTCTTTCGAAATCCGGAAGGGCCCCCTCTTTCACAACATCATCCTGGCGGACGAAATCAACCGGGCGCCGGCGAAGGTGCAAAGCGCGCTTCTCGAGGCCATGCAGGAGAGGCAGGTCACGATCGGCGAAACGACCTTCGTCCTTGGGCGGCCTTTTCTGGTCCTCGCCACCCAGAACCCGATCGAGCAGGAGGGCACCTATCCCCTCCCGGAGGCGCAGATAGACCGGTTCATGCTCAAGGTGCGGGTGGACTACCCGTCCGCTGAAGAAGAAAAGGAGATTCTCCTGCGGGCCTTCCAAAGCCCCGAAAACGCCGTCGAGGGCGTTCTGGACACCCCGCGGCTGGACAAGGCCCGGGAGGTGATGGCGGCCATCCACATGGAAGAGAAGATCGTGGACTACATCGTGCGCCTCGCCCGGGCGACGCGCAGGCCGGCGGACTTCGGCCTGGACTTCGCCTCCATGATCCACTACGGAGCATCCCCGAGGGCCTCGATCTGGCTCGCGCAGGCGGCCCGCGCCCACGCCTTTTTACAGGGGCGCGGCTACGTCACCCCTCAGGACGTGAAGGCCCTCGCTCCGGATGTCTTCAGGCACCGCATCCTTCTCAGTTACGAAGCGGAGGCCGAAGGCAGGACCACCGACGACCTGATCCAGGTCCTGCTCGAGCGCATCGAGGTCCCTTGA
- a CDS encoding conserved hypothetical protein (Evidence 4 : Unknown function but conserved in other organisms), translating into MLPEDVFQKIQRFHFRTSRLANDLFAGQYESAFKGQGMEFAEVREYQPGDDIRAIDWNVSARFGRPYVKVFHEERELTVLLLLDLSGSHLFGTRRKFKRELLAETAGMLAFLAIRTNDKVGALLFSSRVEKFIPPKKGAAHVWRLIKEIFTYEPQEPTTSLEAALSYLNRVVKRHAIVFLISDCWDAGFERPLRLTARKHDLTVIRISDPAEEKLPDVGRICLCDPENGRTVLINTSNRTLRRRWEAARRERLAALRSLFQRTGVDEVVLSTDGPVVEPLARLFDRRRLRS; encoded by the coding sequence ATGCTGCCCGAGGACGTCTTCCAGAAGATCCAGCGGTTCCATTTCCGGACCAGCCGCCTGGCGAACGACCTGTTCGCCGGACAGTACGAGAGCGCCTTCAAGGGCCAGGGAATGGAATTCGCGGAGGTCAGGGAGTATCAGCCCGGCGACGACATCCGCGCCATCGACTGGAATGTCTCGGCCCGCTTCGGCCGCCCCTACGTGAAGGTCTTCCACGAGGAGCGGGAACTCACCGTCCTCCTGCTTCTGGACCTCTCGGGCTCTCACCTTTTCGGGACCCGGAGGAAGTTCAAGCGGGAGCTCCTCGCTGAGACCGCCGGCATGCTGGCGTTCCTGGCCATCCGGACCAACGACAAGGTCGGGGCGCTCCTTTTCAGCTCCCGAGTCGAAAAGTTCATCCCGCCGAAAAAGGGCGCGGCTCATGTCTGGCGCCTGATCAAAGAGATCTTCACCTATGAACCCCAGGAGCCGACCACGAGCCTCGAAGCGGCCCTCTCCTATCTGAACCGCGTCGTCAAGCGCCACGCCATCGTCTTCCTGATCTCGGACTGCTGGGATGCCGGCTTCGAAAGGCCCCTGCGCCTCACCGCCCGCAAACACGATCTGACGGTGATCCGCATCTCCGATCCGGCCGAAGAAAAGCTCCCCGATGTCGGACGCATCTGTCTGTGCGACCCGGAAAACGGCAGAACCGTGCTGATCAACACCAGCAACCGCACCCTCCGAAGGCGCTGGGAGGCCGCCCGCCGGGAACGGCTCGCCGCCCTCCGCTCGCTCTTCCAGCGAACCGGCGTCGACGAGGTCGTGCTCTCGACCGACGGTCCCGTGGTCGAACCTTTGGCGCGCCTCTTCGACAGGCGGAGGCTGAGATCATGA
- a CDS encoding conserved exported hypothetical protein (Evidence 4 : Unknown function but conserved in other organisms), whose amino-acid sequence MIRACRSGPRRRSLSWWRLILRFHAIRLLPLLVLAVALLQRPWPCKASAPEHAAASPPERALEASLDRSPAAFGTRITLTLHTRLPAGASVPTPPRISGLEGLTECSRRIEADRITLTFLVDQLDTWRTGPLRLDYEDADGTLRTLSAPPASVEVLSVLGGKPEEAQPRPIADIIPGRAAWMRTLPWAAAALAVAALGAGLVWWLRKRRCSDIAAEALPPPHVRALTDLQALTASGLYESGAVKAFYFRFSEVLRRYVEDIRSFPAAEMTTEEIARQPLSTLDRDLLPLLRQADLAKFAGHRPTPAAKEAALEAVRGYIHQTSPAPEAAP is encoded by the coding sequence ATGATCCGCGCCTGCCGGAGCGGCCCCCGCCGCCGATCGCTTTCCTGGTGGAGGTTGATCCTGCGATTCCATGCCATCCGGCTCCTGCCGCTGCTCGTGCTCGCAGTCGCACTCCTGCAGCGGCCTTGGCCGTGCAAAGCCTCCGCGCCGGAGCATGCCGCCGCAAGCCCTCCGGAGCGAGCTCTGGAAGCCTCCCTTGACCGCTCCCCGGCCGCCTTCGGCACACGCATCACCTTGACTCTCCACACCCGTCTGCCCGCAGGGGCGAGCGTTCCGACTCCACCCCGGATCAGCGGCCTGGAAGGCCTGACCGAATGCTCCCGCCGCATCGAGGCCGACCGGATCACCCTGACCTTCCTGGTGGACCAGTTGGATACCTGGCGGACCGGACCGCTCCGTCTCGATTACGAGGATGCGGACGGCACCCTCCGGACCCTTTCGGCCCCGCCGGCCTCCGTCGAAGTGCTCTCGGTCCTCGGCGGCAAACCCGAGGAGGCGCAGCCCCGGCCGATCGCAGACATCATCCCCGGGCGCGCCGCCTGGATGAGGACCCTGCCGTGGGCCGCCGCCGCGCTGGCCGTGGCCGCGCTCGGGGCCGGACTCGTCTGGTGGCTCAGAAAACGGCGTTGCAGCGACATCGCGGCCGAGGCCCTTCCGCCTCCGCACGTCCGCGCCCTGACGGACCTGCAGGCCCTAACTGCGTCGGGCCTCTACGAGTCGGGCGCCGTCAAGGCCTTCTATTTCCGTTTTTCCGAAGTCCTCAGGCGCTATGTGGAAGACATCCGGAGCTTTCCGGCAGCGGAAATGACGACGGAGGAGATCGCACGCCAGCCCCTGTCCACCTTGGACCGGGACCTCCTCCCGCTCCTCCGCCAGGCCGATCTGGCCAAGTTCGCCGGTCACCGGCCGACGCCCGCAGCGAAGGAGGCTGCCTTGGAAGCGGTTCGGGGCTACATTCACCAGACCTCGCCGGCGCCGGAGGCCGCGCCATGA
- a CDS encoding von Willebrand factor type A domain protein, translating to MMFRFAAPLLLSLLLGVALWLAVAGRRRPPHVTYSMTSDLARLAGGGARVRVHLPRLLRAAALILLVFAAARPQFYNVSREVRSPGVDIVLCLDTSGSMQALDFTIGDEPVTRLDAVKSVVADFIEKRESDRIGLVVFGAEAFTQSPLTMDKGLLLELVDRMAVGMAGDTTAVGSAIAVGGKRLRDLDAKTRLLILLTDGRSNAGEIPPETAAEAVRALGVKIHTIGVGGRGPAPFRVNTPFGPRIVHENVELDEETLEKVARIGGGRYFRAADSQELAEIYDVIDQEEKTEATVKEFFHFRDLYPYLLLPAILLILVELILTATVWRVLP from the coding sequence ATGATGTTCCGCTTCGCGGCCCCGCTTCTTCTGAGCCTCCTCCTGGGCGTGGCCCTCTGGCTGGCAGTGGCCGGCCGCCGCAGACCGCCCCACGTCACCTATTCCATGACCTCGGATCTGGCACGCCTGGCCGGCGGAGGCGCCAGGGTGAGAGTCCACCTTCCGCGCCTCCTTCGAGCCGCCGCCCTGATCCTTCTGGTCTTTGCCGCCGCCCGGCCCCAGTTCTACAATGTCTCCCGCGAGGTCCGCTCCCCGGGGGTCGATATCGTGCTGTGCCTGGACACCTCGGGATCCATGCAGGCCCTCGATTTCACCATCGGCGACGAACCGGTCACGCGCCTCGACGCCGTCAAGAGCGTGGTCGCCGATTTCATCGAAAAGCGGGAATCCGACCGGATCGGCCTCGTGGTCTTCGGCGCCGAGGCCTTCACCCAGTCCCCCCTCACCATGGACAAGGGCTTGCTGCTCGAACTGGTCGACCGGATGGCCGTCGGGATGGCCGGAGACACGACGGCGGTCGGATCCGCCATAGCAGTCGGCGGCAAACGGTTGCGCGACCTCGATGCCAAGACCCGCCTCCTGATCCTCCTCACCGACGGGCGAAGCAACGCCGGGGAGATCCCCCCGGAAACAGCGGCCGAGGCCGTTCGGGCGCTCGGAGTCAAAATTCACACGATCGGCGTCGGCGGCAGGGGCCCTGCGCCCTTTCGGGTCAACACCCCGTTCGGGCCCCGCATCGTCCATGAGAACGTCGAGCTCGATGAGGAGACCCTCGAAAAAGTGGCCCGGATCGGAGGCGGGAGGTATTTTCGTGCCGCCGACAGCCAGGAACTTGCCGAGATCTACGATGTGATCGACCAGGAAGAAAAAACGGAGGCGACCGTGAAGGAATTTTTTCACTTCAGAGACCTCTATCCCTACCTGTTGCTCCCGGCCATCCTGCTGATCCTCGTCGAGCTCATTCTGACCGCCACGGTCTGGAGGGTCCTCCCATGA
- a CDS encoding von Willebrand factor type A domain protein (fragment) has product MSFSHLSVLHLLWLVPLAAFLIAVRHRRTARALEQIADPPLLLRIAGTALPGRKGIKASLLLAAIALMLVGLAGPRWGTRYEEVERKGVDLMFAVDVSRSMLVEDVQPNRLERARREILDFIDVATGDRVGLTAFAGAAFTQCPLTLDYEALRMFLHALGPDLLPVPGTDLGAAIQTAASAFDGRDHTDKVIILITDGEDHESRGLESAKAAAQNGIRLFVYGIGDPTGGPIPADEGGGFLKDQDGNLVLSKLDEDGLRRMAEAAGGAYVHSVAGDLDLDLLYFEGIKHHTEARTLKSGKIKVQDEQFAVFLAFAALFLIVEGLIPERKIP; this is encoded by the coding sequence ATGAGCTTCTCCCATCTGTCAGTCCTGCACCTGTTGTGGCTGGTGCCTCTGGCGGCCTTTCTGATCGCCGTCAGACACCGCCGTACAGCAAGGGCCCTCGAACAGATCGCAGACCCGCCTCTGCTGCTCAGGATAGCCGGGACCGCCCTCCCCGGCCGAAAAGGGATCAAGGCCTCCCTGCTCCTCGCCGCCATCGCCCTGATGCTTGTAGGCCTCGCCGGCCCGCGCTGGGGAACCCGTTACGAGGAGGTCGAGCGCAAAGGCGTCGATCTGATGTTCGCGGTGGATGTCTCCCGCAGCATGCTGGTGGAAGACGTCCAGCCGAACCGGCTGGAACGGGCGCGCAGAGAGATTCTCGACTTCATCGACGTGGCGACCGGAGACCGCGTCGGCCTCACCGCCTTTGCCGGCGCCGCCTTCACGCAGTGCCCGCTGACCCTCGATTACGAGGCGCTCAGGATGTTCCTGCACGCCCTCGGACCCGATCTCCTGCCCGTCCCGGGCACCGACCTCGGGGCCGCGATCCAAACCGCCGCATCGGCCTTCGACGGTCGGGATCACACCGACAAGGTGATCATCCTCATCACTGACGGGGAAGACCATGAGAGCAGGGGGCTCGAAAGCGCGAAGGCGGCGGCGCAAAACGGCATCAGACTTTTTGTGTACGGGATAGGGGATCCCACGGGGGGCCCGATACCCGCTGACGAGGGGGGAGGCTTTCTGAAAGACCAGGACGGAAACCTCGTCCTCTCGAAACTGGATGAAGACGGCCTGCGCCGCATGGCGGAGGCGGCCGGAGGGGCCTATGTCCACTCGGTGGCCGGAGACCTCGACCTGGATCTTCTCTACTTCGAAGGCATCAAGCACCACACGGAGGCCCGCACCTTGAAAAGCGGAAAGATCAAGGTCCAGGATGAACAATTCGCGGTCTTCCTGGCATTCGCCGCCCTGTTCCTCATCGTGGAGGGACTGATCCCGGAGAGGAAGATCCCCTGA
- a CDS encoding hypothetical protein (Evidence 5 : Unknown function) codes for MESTLVLQTKPGLFSGLSKRRGKHSGHSSPLCRLVLVSVLSILFLFGSGAVSHAQNADELYRTGRFEEAQERYAALDMDHPKSLRYRYNRGCAAFQAGDLEGAAAAFQSVLRRTEDPSLRARAAYNLGNVALKNGDFASAAGYFRDVLRLDPDHADAPHNLELALRSLRKQKESGDPEGGGPQEGTEGQDPSQGEGKSDQGMPGESTDKPTETKGSDPKEDPDEAPGSSEDGPPDEAGESPSHQAPPEETRQTGDPDRKPHDADEAQPPENRQPAPEGDLSLRGDLPEPPPPGDAAPRSAAAMDREKARALLDNVRENPGRALRFQIPSDRRSGAASGKDW; via the coding sequence ATGGAATCGACCCTTGTATTGCAGACGAAACCTGGATTATTTTCTGGCTTGAGCAAGCGCCGGGGGAAGCATTCCGGTCATTCGAGCCCGCTGTGCCGTTTGGTCCTGGTCAGCGTCCTGTCGATCCTCTTCCTCTTCGGTTCGGGAGCCGTCTCCCATGCCCAGAACGCAGACGAACTCTACCGCACCGGGCGCTTCGAGGAGGCGCAAGAGCGCTATGCCGCCCTTGACATGGACCATCCTAAGTCCTTGCGCTACCGCTACAACCGGGGTTGCGCCGCGTTCCAGGCCGGCGATCTGGAGGGGGCGGCCGCTGCCTTCCAGAGCGTCCTGCGGCGCACCGAGGATCCCTCTCTGCGCGCCCGTGCGGCCTACAACCTCGGCAACGTCGCCCTGAAAAACGGGGATTTCGCTTCTGCTGCCGGATATTTCCGGGATGTGCTGCGGCTCGACCCGGATCATGCAGACGCCCCCCACAACCTCGAGCTCGCTCTGCGCTCGCTCCGAAAACAAAAGGAATCGGGCGATCCGGAGGGCGGGGGGCCGCAGGAGGGAACGGAAGGCCAGGACCCGTCTCAAGGAGAAGGAAAGTCCGATCAGGGGATGCCCGGCGAATCGACCGATAAGCCTACAGAAACGAAAGGATCGGATCCGAAAGAGGATCCGGATGAGGCCCCCGGCAGCAGCGAAGACGGGCCGCCAGATGAAGCCGGGGAAAGTCCTTCTCATCAGGCGCCGCCTGAAGAAACTCGGCAAACGGGGGATCCCGATCGGAAGCCTCACGATGCAGATGAGGCTCAACCCCCGGAAAACCGGCAGCCGGCTCCTGAAGGGGACCTCTCCCTTCGGGGGGACCTTCCGGAGCCTCCTCCCCCGGGGGATGCGGCGCCCCGGTCGGCTGCCGCCATGGACCGTGAGAAGGCCCGGGCCCTTCTGGACAACGTCAGGGAAAACCCCGGCAGAGCGCTCCGCTTCCAGATCCCGTCCGACAGGCGAAGCGGAGCGGCATCGGGAAAGGACTGGTAG
- a CDS encoding conserved exported hypothetical protein (Evidence 4 : Unknown function but conserved in other organisms), with amino-acid sequence MMHLFRIAVMLVAWLWVSGAPATGFAEEAALSIHLDRREATLNDTLKLTVHIAGAEDAPRPAEIPGLEDFVVTSGGTSSQIRMDHTGVLKSSEHVYFIQPKKTGRFSIGPASLTIDGIQHASNILALTIEAPSSNDQTPSGPVFLTAELDRPHVYVEQSAVYILRLYLKARAGDLSLALPESDHLSFQQLGNPSEYRTMIEGERWQAVEVRYSVTPSAPGRYAIPPSRVRMTLYEAGRNPRRGFFDDPLFSSSRGRPVTVRSGPVELQVSPLPEDGRPGRFSGLVGDFRMQARLDPASLRAGESATLTVTIEGRGNVQRIPDLSLPAIEHVKTYGDQPSLEYRDGEDGPEAVKTMKWALVPEMPGRYDIPPLTLDFFDPSAGRYRTIEAPPLALEVSHGNQAEAGSQTPATRTSPPPEDETGPAALGEDILPVHTTPLTLSRGGRLPPNPLHAGLVLLGPALAVGAVCILVRLRRRSSLAASRMRARKAARRFFAHFGNGGLSAEELEAALRDYLNDRFQLSLGVLTPHEAAAILKARGVRKDLAARFSALAAEVDRALYTGKGQTAAGTREDIPDLIQQIEKELP; translated from the coding sequence ATGATGCATCTTTTCAGAATCGCGGTCATGCTTGTCGCCTGGCTATGGGTGTCCGGCGCTCCTGCAACCGGATTCGCCGAGGAGGCTGCACTTTCCATCCATCTGGATCGCCGTGAAGCGACCCTCAACGACACCCTCAAACTGACGGTCCACATCGCCGGTGCCGAGGATGCCCCACGCCCGGCAGAGATCCCGGGCCTCGAAGACTTCGTCGTGACCAGCGGGGGAACCTCGAGCCAGATCCGGATGGATCACACGGGCGTCCTCAAGAGCTCAGAGCACGTGTACTTCATTCAACCAAAAAAGACCGGCCGTTTCTCCATTGGGCCGGCCAGCCTCACGATCGACGGCATCCAGCATGCCAGCAACATTCTGGCCCTGACCATCGAAGCTCCCTCAAGCAATGACCAAACCCCTTCGGGGCCTGTTTTTCTCACGGCCGAACTCGACCGGCCCCACGTATACGTTGAACAGAGCGCAGTCTATATCCTCCGGCTCTATCTCAAGGCCAGGGCCGGAGACCTGTCCCTCGCCCTGCCGGAGTCGGACCATCTCTCGTTCCAGCAGCTCGGGAACCCCTCGGAATACAGGACGATGATCGAAGGTGAACGCTGGCAGGCCGTCGAGGTCCGCTACTCGGTGACCCCATCGGCCCCTGGCCGCTACGCAATCCCCCCGTCCCGGGTCCGGATGACCCTCTATGAGGCAGGCCGGAATCCGCGTCGCGGCTTTTTCGATGATCCCCTCTTTTCCTCTAGCCGCGGAAGGCCTGTGACGGTTCGCTCCGGCCCCGTCGAACTCCAGGTCTCCCCGCTTCCGGAGGATGGGCGGCCCGGTCGGTTCAGCGGCCTGGTCGGGGACTTCCGGATGCAGGCCCGGCTCGATCCCGCCTCCCTGAGGGCGGGAGAATCCGCAACCTTGACGGTCACAATCGAGGGACGCGGCAATGTTCAACGAATCCCCGATCTGAGCCTGCCCGCGATCGAACATGTAAAGACATACGGCGACCAGCCTTCGCTGGAATATCGTGACGGAGAGGATGGGCCGGAGGCCGTGAAGACCATGAAATGGGCCCTGGTTCCGGAAATGCCAGGCCGCTATGACATCCCGCCGCTCACGCTCGACTTCTTCGATCCGTCCGCCGGCCGGTACCGCACGATCGAAGCCCCACCCCTGGCGCTGGAGGTGTCGCACGGCAATCAAGCGGAAGCGGGATCGCAGACTCCGGCCACCCGAACCTCCCCGCCGCCCGAAGACGAAACGGGGCCCGCTGCGCTGGGGGAGGACATCCTGCCTGTGCACACCACCCCCCTCACCCTGTCCAGGGGAGGGCGGCTCCCGCCGAACCCCCTGCACGCGGGCCTGGTCCTCCTCGGCCCCGCCCTGGCCGTCGGGGCAGTGTGCATCCTGGTCCGCCTCCGTCGGCGGTCCAGCCTGGCGGCCTCCCGCATGAGGGCCCGCAAGGCCGCCCGCCGGTTTTTCGCACACTTCGGGAACGGCGGCCTCTCCGCCGAAGAGCTCGAGGCCGCCTTGCGGGATTACCTGAACGACCGATTTCAGCTCTCTCTGGGGGTCCTGACGCCCCACGAAGCCGCTGCGATCCTCAAAGCCCGCGGGGTCCGAAAGGATCTTGCCGCGCGCTTCAGCGCCCTCGCAGCCGAAGTCGATCGGGCCCTTTACACCGGAAAGGGACAGACCGCCGCGGGCACCCGGGAAGACATTCCGGATCTGATCCAGCAGATCGAAAAGGAGTTGCCGTGA